One segment of Gordonia terrae DNA contains the following:
- a CDS encoding STAS domain-containing protein: protein MANFATRSVDGGAVVIRPEGRLNMVAAPRLRDQLHELVGSGSSRIVVDLSGTDFIDSSGLGALVSGLKVARQAGGDLRIAAPTPQVVTVLELTNLNRVLRVHPSADSAFDGA, encoded by the coding sequence ATGGCGAATTTCGCGACCCGCAGCGTTGATGGAGGTGCGGTGGTGATCCGGCCCGAGGGTCGGCTCAACATGGTTGCCGCCCCACGGCTCCGCGACCAGTTGCACGAGTTGGTCGGATCGGGGTCGTCTCGGATCGTCGTCGATCTGTCCGGTACCGACTTCATCGATTCGTCGGGGTTGGGTGCGCTGGTCTCCGGCCTCAAGGTGGCGCGTCAGGCCGGCGGCGACCTCCGGATCGCTGCTCCCACACCGCAGGTGGTCACCGTGCTCGAGTTGACGAACCTCAATCGCGTTCTCCGCGTTCACCCATCCGCCGACTCCGCGTTCGACGGAGCCTGA
- a CDS encoding PadR family transcriptional regulator — translation MALEHAILVSLAERPGTGYEIGQQFDRSIGYFWSATHQQIYRTLKKLLDDDLVSVESFSQDGRPDKKVYTISDAGRDALAEWAMSPTPLQPLRSDIGVKLRAAEFGDLAAIIGELKAHRDEHLAQLKLYTGFQADYYPDPDALIGRKLHQYLVLRGGIRQEQGYIEWCDEVIHGLERELAES, via the coding sequence ATGGCGCTCGAACATGCGATTCTGGTGTCGCTGGCCGAGCGACCCGGAACGGGCTACGAGATCGGTCAGCAGTTCGACCGCAGCATCGGCTACTTCTGGTCGGCCACGCACCAGCAGATCTACCGGACACTCAAGAAGCTCCTCGACGACGACCTCGTCAGCGTCGAATCGTTCAGCCAGGATGGCCGCCCGGACAAGAAGGTCTACACGATCTCCGATGCCGGTCGCGACGCCCTCGCCGAGTGGGCCATGAGTCCGACTCCGCTGCAACCGCTTCGCAGCGACATCGGCGTGAAGCTACGGGCCGCGGAGTTCGGTGACCTCGCCGCCATCATCGGTGAACTCAAGGCACACCGCGACGAACATCTCGCACAGCTCAAGCTCTACACCGGCTTCCAGGCCGACTACTACCCCGATCCCGACGCGCTGATCGGCCGCAAACTGCACCAATACCTCGTCCTCCGCGGTGGCATTCGCCAGGAGCAGGGATACATCGAATGGTGCGACGAGGTCATCCACGGCCTCGAACGCGAACTGGCCGAGAGCTGA
- a CDS encoding single-stranded DNA-binding protein yields the protein MFETYTTVIGTVVSDPRRRQTTTGEDVISFRVACTSRRIDKSTGEWTDGPTLYLTVSCWRRLLTGVGLAIAKGRPVMAHGQIKTNEYPSADGSRRSDLEMTAVAVGLDLSRCVVTYRGTPAQGRAVDAPTVAPAPAAQESAA from the coding sequence ATGTTTGAGACGTACACGACCGTCATCGGAACCGTAGTGTCCGATCCCCGCCGGCGTCAGACGACCACCGGCGAGGATGTGATCTCGTTTCGCGTGGCATGCACGTCGCGCCGCATCGACAAGAGCACCGGCGAATGGACGGACGGTCCCACGCTGTATCTCACGGTCAGCTGTTGGCGGCGGCTGCTCACCGGCGTCGGCCTGGCGATCGCCAAGGGGCGGCCGGTGATGGCACACGGCCAGATCAAGACCAACGAGTACCCATCGGCGGACGGGTCACGCCGCTCCGATCTCGAGATGACGGCGGTGGCCGTCGGGCTCGATCTGAGCCGCTGCGTCGTCACCTATCGGGGCACGCCCGCGCAGGGACGCGCGGTCGACGCGCCGACCGTCGCGCCGGCGCCGGCAGCCCAGGAGTCGGCGGCGTGA
- a CDS encoding ATP-binding protein has translation MTENTATRILEEITSLETMDHIHALLADLLAECPIDDMDAMQFELAVAEIGANVVEHAGEGSTVTLRLELEVAPDRVEARYSDDGNPARVDLDAISLPDDFAERGRGLAIAINVLDELGYRRADGKNHWRLVRNRSA, from the coding sequence ATGACCGAGAACACCGCGACCCGCATCCTCGAGGAGATCACCTCCCTCGAGACGATGGATCACATCCACGCCCTGCTCGCCGACCTTCTCGCCGAGTGCCCGATCGACGACATGGATGCCATGCAGTTCGAGCTCGCGGTCGCCGAGATCGGCGCGAACGTCGTCGAACACGCCGGCGAGGGCTCCACGGTCACGCTGCGCCTCGAACTCGAGGTCGCACCGGATCGGGTCGAGGCCCGCTACTCCGACGACGGGAACCCCGCTCGCGTCGATCTCGACGCGATCAGCCTGCCCGACGACTTCGCCGAGCGCGGTCGTGGCCTGGCGATCGCGATCAACGTGCTCGACGAACTGGGATACCGCCGCGCCGACGGGAAGAACCACTGGCGTCTGGTCCGGAACCGTTCGGCCTGA
- a CDS encoding cytochrome c oxidase assembly protein has product MTRTSTPASAEQHRDAMNEPRGVVTAILWASGWLAAIVAVAVTAISAASALRLTGVPDPGPLTTYGAPALTAVGEFAAAIALGSAVFAAFFVPPQASGVLDVGGYRAIRIAAASALTWSVCALLLMPFSASEVSGAPLDEAIRPANLLTAYSQVAEVRTWFWTAVFALVAAIIARITLHWGPTIAVIAFAVFSLMPSALAGHSSSGGNHDVATNSLILHIIGATLWLGGLAAVVVYALADGRWRALAVRRFSRVAFWCILVVGASGVVNALVRVPVGDLFTDTYGRLVVAKVVALVVLGGLGAWHRRVTIAQLDSDAKPSLFVRFGLVELAVFAATFGLAVGLGRTPPPLVDTAEISATENAIGYDLDGPPTFVRLLTEWRFDLIFGLAAIVLAVVYLRGVIRLKRRGDAWPVGRTVAWVLGCLLLLLATSSGLGRYAPAMFSIHMIAHMLMSMMVPVLLVLGGPVTLALRALPPAGRGNPPGPREWIQLGVHSAPSRILTHPLIAAVMFVGSFYVLYLGGLYEAVVQYHAAHLLMNLHFLISGYLFYWLVIGIDPAPRQVSPVAKLGLVMASIPFHAFFGIALMMTTAVIAETYYRGLNLPWNYDLFDDQRVGGGIAWAAGEIPLVVVLLSLFVQWQRSDTRQARRYDRNAVRDHDADLGSYNEMLKELNKRG; this is encoded by the coding sequence ATGACCCGCACGTCGACGCCCGCCTCCGCGGAGCAGCATCGCGACGCGATGAACGAACCGCGCGGCGTCGTCACCGCGATCCTGTGGGCATCGGGTTGGCTCGCCGCGATCGTCGCAGTCGCCGTCACCGCGATCTCCGCGGCGTCGGCGCTGCGGCTGACCGGCGTACCCGATCCGGGGCCCCTCACCACCTACGGCGCGCCGGCGCTGACCGCGGTCGGCGAGTTCGCCGCGGCCATCGCGCTCGGTTCGGCCGTGTTCGCCGCGTTCTTCGTCCCGCCCCAGGCGAGTGGTGTCCTCGACGTCGGGGGTTATCGCGCCATCCGCATCGCCGCGGCGAGTGCGTTGACATGGTCGGTCTGCGCCCTCCTCCTGATGCCGTTCTCGGCGTCGGAGGTCAGCGGGGCGCCGCTCGACGAAGCGATCCGACCCGCCAATCTACTCACGGCGTACAGCCAGGTCGCAGAGGTGCGCACGTGGTTCTGGACCGCAGTGTTCGCGCTGGTGGCGGCCATCATCGCGCGGATCACCCTGCACTGGGGCCCGACGATCGCGGTGATCGCGTTCGCCGTGTTCAGCCTGATGCCCTCGGCGCTGGCAGGCCACTCGTCGTCGGGCGGCAACCACGACGTGGCCACCAACAGCCTGATCCTGCACATCATCGGAGCGACCCTGTGGCTCGGTGGGCTGGCCGCCGTCGTGGTCTACGCCCTCGCCGACGGACGGTGGCGTGCGCTCGCGGTTCGACGGTTCTCTCGCGTCGCGTTCTGGTGCATTCTCGTCGTCGGCGCCAGCGGCGTCGTCAACGCCTTGGTGCGGGTACCGGTGGGGGACCTGTTCACCGACACGTACGGCCGCCTCGTCGTGGCCAAGGTGGTGGCCCTCGTCGTGCTCGGCGGATTGGGTGCCTGGCATCGGCGGGTGACCATCGCGCAACTGGATTCCGACGCCAAGCCGTCACTGTTCGTCCGGTTCGGCCTGGTCGAGTTGGCGGTGTTCGCGGCGACCTTCGGGCTCGCCGTCGGTCTGGGCCGTACTCCGCCGCCCCTCGTCGACACCGCGGAGATCTCGGCGACCGAGAACGCGATCGGATACGACCTCGACGGACCGCCGACGTTCGTCCGCCTTCTCACCGAGTGGCGCTTCGATCTGATCTTCGGTCTCGCCGCCATCGTCCTGGCCGTCGTGTATCTGCGCGGCGTCATCCGCCTGAAGCGCCGGGGCGACGCCTGGCCGGTCGGCCGTACCGTGGCATGGGTTCTCGGGTGTCTGCTGCTGTTGCTGGCGACGTCCTCGGGATTAGGCCGCTATGCGCCGGCGATGTTCAGCATCCACATGATCGCGCACATGCTGATGTCGATGATGGTGCCGGTGCTGCTCGTGCTCGGCGGCCCGGTGACGCTTGCGTTGCGGGCGCTGCCGCCGGCAGGACGGGGCAATCCGCCGGGACCACGCGAATGGATTCAGCTGGGCGTGCACTCGGCGCCGTCCCGGATTCTGACCCACCCGCTGATCGCCGCGGTCATGTTCGTCGGCAGCTTCTACGTGCTGTATCTGGGCGGTCTGTACGAGGCCGTGGTCCAGTATCACGCGGCTCATCTGCTGATGAATCTCCACTTCCTGATCAGCGGCTACCTGTTCTACTGGCTGGTGATCGGCATCGACCCGGCTCCGCGTCAGGTGTCACCGGTGGCCAAGCTCGGCCTCGTGATGGCCTCGATACCGTTCCACGCGTTCTTCGGCATCGCGCTGATGATGACCACCGCGGTCATCGCCGAGACCTACTACCGTGGACTGAATCTCCCGTGGAACTACGACCTGTTCGACGATCAGCGCGTCGGCGGCGGAATCGCCTGGGCTGCAGGTGAGATCCCGCTCGTGGTGGTCTTGCTCTCGCTGTTCGTGCAGTGGCAGCGAAGCGACACCAGGCAGGCGCGACGCTACGACCGCAATGCCGTGCGCGACCACGACGCCGACCTCGGCAGCTACAACGAGATGCTCAAGGAGCTCAACAAGCGCGGTTGA
- a CDS encoding NADPH-dependent 2,4-dienoyl-CoA reductase produces MSAPTAQPNQHYPHLFTPLQIGGMTIENRLVMGSMHTGLEDRFWDTDKLAAYFAERAKGGAGLIITGGFGTSRTGLLAFAGGKMTNVVDMTRHKRVTKAVHDEGGKIAMQLIHAGRYGYTPFKVAPGTDPSPIHPFKHLKMTEPIIRHVIRSFGQSAKLARKAGYDAIEIMGGEGYLINQFLCPHTNDRTDKWGGNTENRQRFLVEVIKEIRRQVPRDYPVILRQSIADLIRKGQTWDEVALMARKAEQYGVDAINTDIGWHEAQVPTIVTSVPRGAFVKFTERLRDEVSIPLIAANRINTPELGEEILANGRVDAIQMARPFLADPHLANKAREGRSDEINTCIGCNQACLDHAFVGKHVSCLVNPIAGRETTLILGPTRKAKRVAVIGAGPAGLSAAVAGAQRGHKVTLFEGGDSIGGQFSIAARIPGKEEFKETIRYFTRQIEVLGIEVRLNTRADAEAIIAEKFDDVIVATGVVPRIPSFPGVDHPMAMSYAEAVLGHREIGKRVAVIGAGGIGFDVSEFLTTDESPTLNLKEWEQEWGVTDDPEKPGFVTKPRPLPPVRQVYLVQRKAGKQGKSLGKTTGWVHRATMKMKGVEQITGATYDKIDDQGLHLSFRDDEGKVTDTRVLEVDNVVICAGQESVRDLVDPLTLAGVTTHVIGGADYAGELDAKRAIRQGTEVAAGID; encoded by the coding sequence ATGTCAGCCCCGACGGCACAACCGAATCAGCACTATCCGCACCTGTTCACGCCCCTGCAGATCGGCGGCATGACCATCGAGAACCGATTGGTCATGGGGTCGATGCACACCGGTCTCGAAGATCGGTTCTGGGACACCGACAAGTTGGCCGCTTACTTCGCCGAACGAGCGAAAGGTGGTGCGGGACTCATCATCACCGGCGGGTTCGGCACCAGCCGGACAGGTCTGCTCGCGTTCGCCGGCGGCAAGATGACCAACGTCGTCGACATGACCCGCCACAAGCGCGTGACCAAGGCCGTGCACGACGAGGGCGGCAAGATCGCGATGCAGCTGATCCACGCCGGCCGATACGGCTACACACCGTTCAAGGTCGCACCGGGCACCGATCCGTCGCCGATCCACCCGTTCAAGCACCTGAAGATGACCGAGCCGATCATCCGCCACGTCATCCGGTCGTTCGGCCAGTCCGCCAAGCTCGCACGCAAGGCGGGTTATGACGCCATCGAGATCATGGGCGGCGAGGGCTATCTCATCAACCAGTTCCTCTGCCCCCACACCAACGACCGCACCGACAAATGGGGCGGCAACACCGAGAACCGCCAGCGCTTCCTCGTCGAGGTCATCAAGGAGATCCGCCGTCAGGTCCCGCGCGACTACCCGGTGATCCTGCGCCAGTCGATCGCCGACCTGATCCGCAAGGGCCAGACCTGGGACGAGGTCGCGCTGATGGCCCGCAAGGCCGAGCAGTACGGCGTCGACGCGATCAACACCGACATCGGCTGGCACGAGGCGCAGGTCCCGACGATCGTCACCTCGGTGCCGCGCGGCGCGTTCGTGAAGTTCACCGAACGCCTCCGCGACGAGGTCTCGATCCCCCTCATCGCGGCCAACCGCATCAACACCCCGGAGCTCGGCGAGGAGATCCTCGCCAACGGCCGCGTCGACGCCATCCAGATGGCGCGCCCGTTCCTCGCCGACCCCCACCTGGCGAACAAGGCCCGCGAGGGCCGGTCCGACGAGATCAACACCTGCATCGGCTGCAACCAGGCCTGCCTCGACCACGCCTTCGTCGGCAAACACGTGTCGTGCCTGGTGAACCCGATCGCGGGCCGCGAGACCACCCTGATCCTGGGTCCGACGCGAAAGGCCAAGCGCGTGGCCGTTATCGGTGCGGGGCCGGCCGGCCTGTCGGCAGCCGTGGCCGGTGCGCAACGCGGCCACAAGGTCACCCTGTTCGAGGGTGGCGACTCGATCGGCGGCCAGTTCTCCATCGCCGCACGCATTCCGGGCAAGGAGGAGTTCAAGGAGACGATCCGCTACTTCACCCGCCAGATCGAGGTGCTCGGTATCGAGGTCCGGCTCAACACCCGAGCCGACGCCGAGGCGATCATCGCCGAGAAGTTCGACGACGTGATCGTCGCGACCGGCGTCGTGCCGCGCATCCCGAGCTTCCCCGGCGTCGATCATCCGATGGCGATGTCGTACGCCGAGGCCGTGCTCGGGCATCGGGAGATCGGCAAGCGGGTGGCTGTGATCGGCGCCGGCGGTATCGGTTTCGACGTCAGCGAGTTCCTCACGACCGATGAGTCGCCAACCCTGAATCTCAAAGAATGGGAACAGGAGTGGGGTGTCACCGACGACCCGGAGAAGCCCGGATTCGTCACCAAGCCGCGGCCCCTCCCCCCGGTGCGCCAGGTCTACCTGGTCCAGCGCAAGGCCGGCAAGCAGGGCAAGTCGCTCGGCAAGACCACCGGCTGGGTGCATCGCGCGACGATGAAGATGAAGGGCGTCGAGCAGATCACCGGCGCGACCTACGACAAGATCGACGATCAGGGACTGCATCTGAGCTTCCGCGACGACGAGGGCAAGGTCACCGACACCCGCGTTCTCGAGGTCGACAACGTGGTCATCTGCGCGGGCCAGGAATCGGTCCGGGATCTCGTCGACCCGCTGACGCTGGCCGGTGTCACCACACACGTCATCGGCGGGGCCGATTACGCGGGTGAGCTCGACGCCAAGCGCGCGATCCGTCAGGGCACCGAGGTGGCCGCGGGTATCGACTGA
- a CDS encoding glycosyltransferase family 2 protein, with product MSESVEEATLARTAPSPWLRLLIVVAAVLGINYIVWRWLASVNWDAWWIAVPLVVAETYSLIDSLLFGLTMWRLQHRPEPPPPPEGATVDVFITTYNEPLDLVMTTAIAAKAITYPHTTWILDDGDRAEMAEAAAQAGIGYITRSSNWLDKPRHAKAGNLNNALMQTEGEFLLILDADQIPEPQILDRTLGYFHDEKMALVQTPQYFVNVPPSDPLGSQAPLFYGPIQQGKDGWNAAFFCGSNAVLRREALMQLGITQYVSAVSDGIDRALRTARSVLKSTRKQVGRDNPTASAALDAVDAAVRDARAQLKKKEPLADITYRFQARVDEAARGLADADVEAMRADLEAIEALTELSEREAGAGAVDYDALAVLAEREWSPLGAIESIRAMVEAVDVGRSDEAQPMLPLATISVTEDMATCMRLHALGWNSAYHHENLAFGLAPEDLKTMVTQRLRWAQGTIQVMLRENPLAQKGLTITQRLMYWATMWSYLAGFAAIAYIAAPVVYLVLGILPVQAYSWDFFLRLIPFLVINQLLFLVVARGTPTWRGQQYSLALFPVWIKACTTAFRNVYMNRPLGFAVTPKTKQSQDALPWHIVRPQLIAMALLVVASVIGIVQLYRGAISVLGVGVNLFWVLFDLVILSVVITAVRYRGPDEERQ from the coding sequence ATGAGCGAGAGCGTCGAGGAGGCCACCCTGGCGCGGACTGCCCCGTCGCCGTGGTTGCGACTGCTGATCGTCGTCGCCGCGGTCCTGGGCATCAACTACATCGTGTGGCGGTGGCTCGCCTCGGTGAACTGGGACGCGTGGTGGATCGCGGTACCGCTCGTCGTCGCGGAGACCTACAGTCTCATCGACTCGCTGCTGTTCGGTCTGACGATGTGGCGGCTGCAGCACCGTCCCGAGCCTCCTCCCCCGCCCGAGGGCGCCACGGTCGACGTCTTCATCACCACCTACAACGAGCCGCTGGACCTGGTGATGACGACCGCGATCGCGGCGAAGGCGATCACGTATCCGCACACCACGTGGATCCTCGACGACGGTGATCGCGCGGAGATGGCCGAGGCCGCGGCGCAGGCGGGCATCGGGTACATCACGAGATCGTCGAACTGGCTGGACAAACCCCGCCATGCCAAGGCGGGCAATCTCAACAACGCGCTGATGCAGACCGAGGGCGAGTTCCTGCTCATCCTCGATGCCGACCAGATCCCCGAACCGCAGATCCTCGACCGTACCCTCGGGTACTTCCACGACGAGAAGATGGCCCTGGTCCAGACCCCGCAGTACTTCGTGAACGTGCCACCCTCGGACCCGCTCGGCAGCCAGGCGCCGCTGTTCTACGGCCCGATCCAGCAGGGCAAGGACGGGTGGAACGCAGCCTTCTTCTGCGGTTCCAATGCCGTGCTGCGCCGGGAGGCGTTGATGCAGCTCGGGATCACCCAGTACGTCTCGGCCGTCTCCGACGGCATCGACCGCGCCCTGCGCACCGCGCGATCGGTGCTCAAGTCGACTCGCAAGCAGGTGGGCCGCGACAACCCCACCGCCTCGGCCGCCCTCGATGCCGTCGACGCGGCGGTCAGAGACGCACGGGCACAACTGAAGAAGAAGGAGCCGCTCGCCGACATCACCTACCGTTTCCAGGCCCGGGTCGACGAGGCGGCGCGCGGTCTCGCCGACGCCGACGTCGAGGCGATGCGCGCCGACCTGGAGGCGATCGAGGCGCTCACCGAGCTGAGCGAGCGGGAAGCGGGCGCCGGCGCCGTCGACTACGACGCGCTCGCGGTCCTCGCCGAGCGCGAATGGTCTCCGCTGGGCGCGATCGAATCGATCCGGGCGATGGTCGAGGCCGTCGACGTCGGGAGATCCGACGAGGCCCAGCCGATGCTCCCCCTCGCGACCATCTCGGTGACCGAGGACATGGCCACCTGCATGCGACTCCACGCCCTCGGCTGGAACTCGGCCTATCATCACGAGAACCTCGCCTTCGGCCTGGCCCCGGAAGACCTGAAAACCATGGTCACGCAACGACTCCGGTGGGCGCAGGGCACCATCCAGGTGATGCTGCGGGAGAACCCGCTGGCCCAGAAGGGTCTCACGATCACGCAGCGACTCATGTACTGGGCGACCATGTGGAGCTATCTCGCCGGGTTCGCGGCCATCGCCTACATCGCGGCGCCGGTCGTCTACCTGGTGTTGGGCATCCTGCCCGTGCAGGCCTACAGCTGGGACTTCTTCCTGCGGCTCATCCCGTTCCTGGTGATCAACCAACTGCTGTTCCTGGTCGTCGCGCGGGGCACGCCGACCTGGCGCGGCCAGCAGTACAGCCTTGCCCTGTTCCCGGTGTGGATCAAGGCCTGTACCACCGCATTCCGCAACGTCTACATGAATCGCCCGCTCGGTTTCGCGGTGACCCCGAAGACCAAACAGTCGCAGGATGCCCTGCCGTGGCACATCGTCCGGCCGCAGCTGATCGCGATGGCGCTGCTCGTGGTGGCGTCGGTGATCGGCATCGTGCAGTTGTATCGGGGGGCCATCTCCGTTCTCGGGGTGGGCGTGAACCTGTTCTGGGTACTGTTCGATCTGGTGATCCTGAGTGTTGTCATCACCGCGGTGCGGTACCGCGGTCCCGATGAGGAAAGGCAGTGA
- a CDS encoding uracil-xanthine permease family protein codes for MSEPETRSLKLLSWRLTDNAVVAPEERLTWPRTVSIGLQHVVAMFGATFLVPVLTGFPPSTTLFFSGIGTILFLLITRNRLPSYLGSSFAIIAPVTAAVASDGASSALGGLVAVGAMLVVIGLISHFAGVRWIETLMPPVVTGAIVALIGLNLAPAAKNNFVEDPVLATIVLVLLVASAVLFRGLLGRLAIFVSVVVGYVLALILDRIDSGKDYIDTSGIGDAAWIGLPDFQTPTFELGVLPLFLPVVLVLVVENIGHVKSVAMMTGKDYDATMGRALAADGVATMLAGSGGGSATTTYAENIGVMSATKVYSTAAYWVAGGAAILLGLSPKVGAVIAAIPPGVLGGVTTALYGLVGVIGVQIWVRNKVDFSKPINQFTAAIPLIIGIADYTWQVGDLVFAGISLGSVAALVIYHSMRLIGGWRGTVDVDREEHSPRQP; via the coding sequence ATGAGTGAACCGGAGACGAGGTCTCTGAAGCTGCTGTCGTGGAGGCTGACCGACAACGCGGTGGTCGCGCCCGAGGAACGATTGACCTGGCCTCGCACGGTCAGCATCGGTCTGCAACATGTGGTCGCCATGTTCGGGGCGACGTTCCTGGTGCCGGTGCTGACCGGGTTCCCGCCGTCGACGACGCTGTTCTTCTCCGGTATCGGCACGATCCTGTTCCTGCTGATCACCCGCAACCGACTGCCCAGTTACCTGGGTTCGAGCTTCGCCATCATCGCGCCGGTGACGGCCGCCGTCGCCTCCGACGGCGCGTCGTCGGCGCTGGGCGGACTCGTGGCGGTCGGCGCGATGCTCGTCGTCATCGGACTCATCAGCCATTTCGCCGGTGTCCGATGGATCGAGACCCTCATGCCACCGGTGGTGACCGGCGCGATCGTCGCGCTGATCGGCCTCAATCTCGCACCGGCGGCGAAGAACAACTTCGTCGAGGATCCTGTTCTCGCGACGATCGTGCTGGTGTTGCTGGTGGCTTCGGCAGTGCTGTTCCGCGGCCTGCTGGGACGACTCGCGATCTTCGTGAGCGTCGTGGTCGGTTATGTCCTCGCGTTGATCCTGGACCGGATCGACAGCGGCAAGGACTACATCGACACCTCCGGCATCGGCGACGCCGCGTGGATCGGTCTGCCCGACTTCCAGACGCCAACGTTCGAGCTGGGTGTGCTGCCGTTGTTCCTCCCGGTCGTGCTGGTCCTCGTCGTCGAGAACATCGGCCACGTGAAGTCGGTGGCGATGATGACCGGTAAGGACTACGACGCCACCATGGGTCGTGCGCTGGCCGCGGACGGAGTGGCCACCATGCTCGCGGGCAGCGGCGGCGGTTCGGCCACGACGACCTATGCCGAGAACATCGGCGTGATGTCGGCGACCAAGGTGTACTCGACCGCGGCCTACTGGGTGGCGGGCGGCGCCGCGATCCTGTTGGGGCTCTCGCCCAAGGTCGGTGCCGTGATCGCCGCGATCCCGCCGGGTGTGCTCGGCGGTGTCACGACGGCGCTCTACGGTCTGGTCGGCGTCATCGGCGTACAGATCTGGGTGCGGAACAAGGTCGATTTCTCCAAGCCCATCAACCAGTTCACCGCGGCGATCCCGCTCATCATCGGCATCGCCGACTACACCTGGCAGGTCGGCGACCTCGTCTTCGCCGGCATCTCGCTGGGATCGGTCGCGGCACTGGTCATCTACCACTCCATGCGGCTCATCGGCGGATGGCGGGGGACGGTCGACGTCGACCGGGAGGAGCACTCACCACGGCAGCCGTAG
- the aroQ gene encoding gamma subclass chorismate mutase AroQ has translation MRMRGFLVGLIATVMMLLAPPLAGAAPSTQIGLTGLTEAMAGRLALADSVAATKWASGAAIDDPAREQVVLDTVSQLALDRDLDPAYVRSVFRDQIEASKTVQRGLFARWQLPGQTAPPATPDLGPVRTAINAFTVAIVDELAAARGLVTSLRCPPELVAATGSTAVGLGFDPLHIGALIQAGSSVCAVSTGSS, from the coding sequence ATGCGGATGCGCGGGTTTCTGGTCGGTCTGATCGCGACGGTCATGATGCTGCTGGCCCCGCCCCTCGCGGGCGCGGCGCCGAGCACACAGATCGGGTTGACCGGCCTGACCGAGGCGATGGCAGGCCGACTCGCACTGGCCGACTCCGTCGCCGCGACCAAGTGGGCCTCCGGCGCAGCCATCGACGACCCGGCCCGCGAACAGGTGGTCCTGGACACGGTGTCGCAGTTGGCGCTCGACCGCGACCTCGATCCGGCCTACGTCCGCAGCGTCTTCCGCGACCAGATCGAGGCGAGCAAGACCGTGCAGCGCGGGTTGTTCGCCCGATGGCAGTTGCCCGGTCAGACGGCTCCGCCCGCGACGCCGGATCTCGGCCCGGTCCGGACGGCGATCAACGCGTTCACCGTGGCGATCGTCGACGAGCTGGCCGCTGCACGGGGACTCGTGACAAGCCTTCGGTGCCCACCGGAGCTTGTCGCCGCGACGGGATCCACCGCTGTCGGCCTCGGCTTCGATCCGCTGCACATCGGTGCCCTGATCCAGGCCGGGTCGTCGGTCTGCGCGGTGTCGACGGGATCCAGCTGA